GTGAGGTCGTTCTCCATCGCCAGCCAGAGGTTGGCCAGGGTCTGGGCTTCGATGCCCTGCGCGGCGTCCACCAGCAGCACGGCACCCTCGCACGCGGCGAGACTGCGCGACACCTCGTAGGTGAAGTCCACGTGGCCCGGGGTGTCGATGAGATTGAGCACGTAAGTCCGCTCGTCCGCAGCGGTGAACGGGAGCCTGACGGCCGGGGACTTGATCGTGATCCCGCGCTCGCGCTCGATGTCCATGCGGTCGAGGTACTGCGCGCGCATCGACCGGCCGTCCACGACCCCGGTGATCTGCAGCATCCGGTCGGCCAGCGTCGACTTTCCGTGGTCGATGTGGGCGATGATGCTGAAGTTGCGCAGCAGGTGCTCGGGGGTCTGGCCGGGTGCCGGGGCAGCGCCCGCCGAAGTCGTCACGCTCCTATAGTTCCATTCCCCGCGCGCCCCCGGCGCCGGGGGCGCGATCGTGCCGCGCTATGCTGATTCGGACGCGGTTTCGCGCTGCCTGGCTTCGTTCGGACCGGTAGGCGCCGCCCTCGACGATAGAACACGACAAGGACATAAGAGCACCGTGGCGAACATCAAGTCCCAGATGAAGCGGAACAAGACCAACATCAAGGCGCACGAGCGCAACAAGGCGGTCAAGAGTTCGCTGCGCACCGCCTCGCGCCGGGTGCGCGAGGCGCTCGCGGCCGGCGAGGTCGACCGCGCTCAGGAACTCGCTCGCGAAGCCGGCCGCAAGCTCGACAAGGCCGTGAGCAAGGGCGTCATCCACAAGAACCAGGCCGCGAACAAGAAGAGCGCCCTGGACAAGGCCGTCGCGCAGGCGACCTCCGCCTGATCGCAGGTCCGATTTCTCCGGATGCGCCTGCATCCTTTCGCGGCGGGTACTAGTGTGGCGCGTAACTATCCTCCTAACGCCGTAGCGAAAGGTTCACACCAGTGGCCAACACGACGACAGGGCGTGAAACGCTTGGACAGACGTCCGAGTCCGTCGCTCACATGATCCTCGACCGGGTCAGCGCGACTCCCAATGCCGATGCCTTCCGGGCGCCGACCGCCGACGACTCAAGCTGGTTCTCCCTGACGTGGAAGCAGGCCTACGACGACGCTGAGAAGCTTGCCGCCGGCCTGCTCTCCCTTGGGCTCGAGCACGAGCAGCGCGTGTCCATCGCGTCGAACACCCGGCTCGACTGGATCCTCGCCGACATGGCGGTCATGCTCGCCGCAGGGGCGACCACAACCGTCTACCCGAGCACCGGCGACGCCGACGTGGCGTACATCCTCAGCGACTCGAACACCCGCTTCCTGTTCGCCGAGGACGACAGCCAGGTCGAGAAGGTGCGGTTGCACCGCGACGAGTTGAACATCGAGAAGGTCGTCGTCTTCGACGGTGCCGGTGACGGTGACTGGGTGATCTCCATGGATGACCTCCGCGCACTCGGCGACGGCTACCTGAAGGGCAACCCCGAAGGTGTCAAGGAACGGGCACGCACGGTCAAGGCCGACAGCCTCGCCACCCTGATCTACACCTCCGGCACCACCGGCAAGCCCAAGGGTGTGGAACTGACGCACAGCAACTGGACCTACGAGGGCGCCTTCGTCGAGAGCCTGAACATCATCGGCATCGACGACGTGCAGTTCCTGTGGCTGCCGCTGGCACACTCGTTCGGCAAGGTGCTGCTCGCCCTGCAGTTGCAGGTCGGCTTCGTGACCGCGGTCGACGGCCGCGTGCCGCAGATCGTGGAGAACCTGCCCACGGTGCAGCCCACGTTCATGGCCGCTGTTCCTCGCATCTTCGAGAAGGTCTACTCGAAGGTCGCGCAGACCGCACTCTCCGAGGGCGGCGCGAAGGCCAAGATCTTCACGTGGGCGTTCAAGGTTGGCATCGAGGCCGCAGAGAAGGAACTGGCCGGTGAGAAGGTCGGTGGCGGGCTGGCCTTCAAGCGCAGCATCGCCGACAAGTTGGTCTTCTCGAAGATCCGCGAGCGGCTCGGCGGCCACATGCGCTACATGATCTCGGGCTCCGCAGCACTGTCGAAGGACATCGCGCTGTGGTTCTATGCGGCCGGGCTGCCGATCCTCGAGGGCTACGGCCTGACGGAGACCAGCGCTGCGACTTGTGTCATGCGCCCCGACCGTATCCGGTTCGGCACCGTGGGAGAACCCGCCGCCGGCACCGAGATCAAGATCGCAGACGACGGTGAGATCCTCATCCGCGGTGGCGGCGTGATGCGCGGCTACCGCAACTTGCCTGAGGCCAACGCCGAGGTGTTCCCCGGCGACGGCTGGTTCGCCACCGGTGACATCGGCGAGATCGATGACATGGGCCGGGTGAAGATCACCGACCGCAAGAAGGACCTGGTCAAGACCTCCGGTGGCAAGTACATCGCGCCGTCGGCGATCGAGAGCCAGTTCAAGGCGATCAGTGGTCTGGTCGGGAACATGGTGGTCCACGCCAACGACCGCAACTTCGCCAGCGCGCTGATCACGCTGGACCCCGATGCCGCAGCTGCTTGGGCAGCGGATCACGGCAAGGCGGGCGTCTCGCTCGACGAGATCGCCAAGGACCCGGAGATGCTCAAGGAGATGCAGGCCTCCGTCGATGAGCTCAACTCGCGGCTGAACCGCTGGGAGACGATCAAGAAGTTCGAGATCCTCGACCGCGACTTCACCGTCGAGGAGGGTGAGTTGACCCCGAGCCTGAAGGTCAAGCGCAAGGCTGTCGAGGAGAAGTACCGCGACATCCTGGACGCGATGTACACCTGATCCAACGATCGAAGGGGCGGTGCCTGCGGGCCCGCCCCTTCGATCGTGCCTGGCGGTGCGCTGCGCTCCCGGGTGCGGGTGGTGGGTGGCCCTGGCGTCGCCGGCGGCGTCCAGGTGTAGGCGGGAGTGATACCTCTACCGGGGAGCGATTCAACCGTGCAGTTTCGCTCCGCGGGTGGTGGCCCTGCGCCAGGAGGCGGATACCTCACCGGGAGCGATTCACCGGCAGTTTCGCTCCCGGTGTCCGCTCCCGGGTGCTGCTGGGGTGGCAGTCACCGGGCACAGACGTTGGCACCGGGTGGCACTTCGCGGGTGAGACACTGACCGCGTGCCCGAACTGCCCGCTGGTGACCCCGCGCCAGCAGACGGCGGCCTGCCCGGCGGACTCGACTGGGACCACCCGCTGCGCGCTTACGTCCACGTGCCGTTCTGCACGGTGCGATGCGGCTACTGCGACTTCAACACCTATACCGCCGGCGAACTGGGGGGCTTGCACACCGACGCGTACGTGACCGCCGTGCGCCGCGAGGTCGATCTCGCCCACCGTGTGACCCGCCCGCAGCCGCTGGCGTCGGTCTTCATCGGCGGGGGTACCCCGTCGCTGCTCCCACCCCCTGAACTGGCGCTGCTCATCGGTGCGCTGCGGGACGGCTTCGGGCTGGAGCCAGACGCTGAGGTCACGATGGAGGCGAACCCGGAGAACGTGACCGATCAGGCCCTCGACGCGTGGCTCGCCGCGGGAGTGAACCGGCTCAGCCTCGGCATGCAGAGCGCCGATCCGGCCGCGCTGCGGGTGCTCGACCGTGTGCACACCCCGGGGCGGGCGCAGGCCGCAGCCCGTCAGGCGAGGGCCGCCGGATTCGGGCACGTGTCGCTGGACCTGATCTACGGGGTCCCCGGCCAGTCGTTGGCATCCTGGCGGGAGACCGTTCTGGCGGCTCTGAGCGCAGGTCCCGATCACGTCTCCGCCTATGCCCTCGGGGTGGAGGAGGGCACAGCCCTGGCCCGCCGTGTCCGTCGGGGGGAGGTGCCGGCTCCGGATCCCGACCTTGCCGCCGCGCAGTACGACGCCGCCGACGAGATCCTCAGCAGCCACGGGCTGTCGTGGTACGAGATCTCCAACTGGTCGCGTCCAGGGGCCCGCAGTGAACACAACCTGGGCTATTGGCACGCCGACAACTGGTGGGGTTTCGGGCCTGGTGCCCACTCGCATGTCGACGGCATCCGGTGGTGGAACGTGAAACGGCCGGCCACCTATCAGTCGATGCTGGCCGCCGGCCGCAGCCCCGCTGCCGGGCGGGAGACCCTGGACGACGAGCAGCGCCGCACCGAGTCCGTGATGCTGCAGGTCCGTCTGGCCGAAGGCTTCGACCCCGCCGGCTTCCCACCTGCCCCGGTGGCGGACCTTGTCGGCCGCGGATGGCTGGAGAACGCCGACGGCGCCCGCCTGCGCCTGACCCGTGAGGGCCGGATGCTGGCGGACGCCGTCGTGCGGGTCCTGCTGTGGGATCAGGGCGCCACAGGCTGACCCCGTAGCACCTTGTACGCGTAGGTCTGCGCGATGACGGTGACGGGCACGGCCACGAAGAGGCCGAGGCCGCACAGCAGCGCGCCGACGAACAGGGCGATCCACGTGAGGATCAGCAGCAGCAGCAGGTTGCCGATGTTGTCCTTCACGAAGGAGAAACTCGCCGTGATCGACTGCCATGCACCGAGATCCTGATCGAGGATGAAGTACACGAAGAACGCGCCGAAGAAGGCGACCACCAGACCGGGCAGGATGCACAGAAGCAGACCGATGAAGGTCATGATGCTGAGGATGATGCCAGCCAGGATGATCCGTCCCAGCTTGTTGAAGCTGAGCAGTTCACCGAGCACCAGCGGCCGGCCCTCGGTGAGGGCCAGACCACCACGGGCGAACCCGGCCTGGATCAGGTAGCTCCAGATGAAGCCCACGATCGAGAACACCAGCGAGACCAGCATGGCCGCGAAGCCACTGCCGGACTGCTGGACGACGAAACCGTTCTCGCCGCTGATCACGGTGGCGTCCGGGCTCGTGAGGCTCTGGAACAGGAACTGCAGCCCGTAGATCACAGCACCGACGAGCATGAACACCAACATGGCGATCAGGATCGGGCCGATGTTCTCCGTGAACTTCTTCCAGCCGTAGCCGAACGCATCGCCCACGCTGAACGGCTTACCCGCAGGACCGGGCATGCCGCCGCCGGGGAGGGGTAGCCGCCGGGCGGGTAACCGGGGGAGGAGGTGGAACTGACATCGAGAACTCCTAGTCCTTGTTGGCGACGGCTGCGGTGATCGTGTCGGAGAGCCGGCACTGGCGGTCCCGTGCCCGCAGGGGCCACGCGACGCCGATGTGAGCTGTCTCGGACATGATTTCCTCGCTTGGTCGGATTGCCGGAATTGCCGAGCGGTTCACAGCCTAGTCCGGTCGGCGCGGACGCCGCCGGATTTGCCACATGCGCCGCCGGCGGGTGCTCGCGGCGTGTCAGTCGCCGCTGGGAGCGCCCGCACTGAATACCAGGATCGCGACCATGAATACTGCCAGCAGCGTCAGCGAGATCACCCCGAGGACCAGTCCGGCAGTGGCCGCTCCCGAGGGGCTCCCGGTGTACCGGGCCTGTTTGCGGCCCTGGATGCCCAGCACGATCGCGGCGATGGCCAGTGGTACGCCGAGCGCCGCGCAGAGGAAGGTCAGAATGAGCCCGAGCAGTCCGGTGACCAGCGCGGCCGTGGACTTGGTGTCCTTCTGGGTCCGCGCGGCCGCGAAGCCGGTGTCCCAGTCCGGCGCCGACGCGCGGTCGGGCATTGGCGTGCCCGCCGGTGGTGGCGGAGGCGGTGGGACGTGGGCCCGGAAACCGCCGGAGTCGGCCGGTCCGGGAGGCCCGAAGTCGGGCTGATCCTGCGCACCGCCGTGCCAGTCGCCGCCTCCGGTGTCAGCCATGGTCGCCTCCCGGTGTCGAGGTTAGCGGGGCCAGGAGCGCCGGCGCCACCGCGCGTGCGCACCGTGGCTGTACGTGTGTATTGGCCGTACACTGGCACTCAGGGCAGCAGAGTGCTAATCAGCGACAGTGCCCGTGATGAAGGGTGGCCATGGACGACCGGAAGCTCGAGGTCTTGCGGGCGATCGTGGAGGACTACGTCGCCACGCGCGAGCCCGTGGGTTCCAAGATGCTGGCCGAGCGCCACAACTTCGGGGTGAGTTCGGCCACGTTGCGCAACGACATGGCCGTGCTGGAGGAAGAGGGCTACATCGTCGCCCCCCACACCAGTGCCGGCCGGGTGCCGACCGACAAGGGGTACCGGCTGTTCGTCGACCGGATCGCCCAGATCAAGCCGTTGTCCCCGGCCGAGCGGCGGGCGATCCACCACTTCCTGGATTCCGCCGTCGACCTCGACGACGTCATGCAACGCACAGTGCGACTGCTGGCCCAACTGACCCAGCAGGTTGCGCTGGTCCAGTACCCCACCTTGACCCGCAGCGGGGTCCGGCACGTCGAGATCGTCGGTCTCACGCCGCGCCGCGTCCTGCTGATCGTGATCGCGGACACCGGCCGCGTCGAGCAACGCACGGTGGAGAGCCCGATCGAGATCACCGACGAGGCGCTGCTCGACCTGCGTGCCCGTCTCAACGCGGCGGTGGTGGGCAAGTCCTTCACCGCCGTCGCGGACGCCGTGGGCGTCATTCCGGACCAGACCCCGGCGCAGTACCGCCCGCTGGCCGCCAGCGTGCTGGCCAGCCTGCTCGAGACGGTGGTCGAGCGGCGGGAGGACCGGATCGTGATGGGTGGCACCGCGAACCTCACGCGGTTCGGCGAGGACTACTCCATGACCGTGGGGCCGGTCCTGGAGGCGCTGGAGGAGCACGTCGTGCTGCTGCGGTTGTTGCAGGAGGTGGGCAGCCACGACGACCTGACGGTGCGGATCGGGTCGGAGAACGAGGTGGCGGAACTGTCGTCATCGGCGGTCGTGACCACCGGATACGGTCCCCATTCGCACAGCATCGCGCACATCGGGGTGCTCGGCCCGACGCGCATGGACTACCCGGGCACGATGGGTTCAGTCCGCGCCGTGGCACGTTACCTGGGCCGCATCCTGAGCCAGTAGAAGGAAGACGATGGCAACCGATTATTACGAGACCCTCGGTGTCGCGCGCGATGCCACACCTGAGGAGATCAAGCGCGCGTACCGGCGGTTGGCCCGGGAGTTGCACCCCGATGTCAACCCGGACCCCAGCACCCATGAGCAGTTCAAGGACGTGACCGCGGCCTACGAGGTGCTCTCGGACGCCCGCAAGCGGCAGATGTACGACTTGGGCCACGACCCGCGGGCTGGGGCTCCCGGCTCCGGTGGCGCCGGGTTCGGCACGGAGAACCTGTTCGAGGACCTGATGAACTCGTTCTTCGGCGGTGGCGGTGGGGGTGCCTCCCGTGGGCCCAAGCCCCGGACCCGCCGGGGCCAGGACGCACTGCTGCGTGTCGAGATCGATCTGTCCGAGGCCGTGTTCGGCACCCAGAAGGAGATCACCGTGGATACCGCGGTGGGGTGTCCGACGTGTCACGGCGGGGGCACCGCCGACGGCGCCCAACTGGTGACCTGCCCGATGTGCCGAGGCCGTGGGGAGGTGCAGAACGTGCAGCGCACGTTCCTCGGACAGGTGATGACTGCCCGCGCCTGCCCGCAGTGCCAGGGGTTCGGCAACCTCAATCCGTCGCCCTGCCCGGAGTGCGCCGGGGACGGCCGGGTCCGCACCCGTCAGACGATCGCCGTGGAGGTGCCGGCCGGTGTGGAGACGGGCACCCGGCTGCTGCTCGCCGGCCAGGGGGAGGTGGGGCCGGGCAACGGTCCGCAAGGCGATGTCTATGTCGAGATCATCCAGAAGCCGCACCCGGTGTTCGAGCGACAGGGCAACGACCTGCATGTGCGTCTGAGCATCCCGATGACCGCCGCTGCGCTCGGCACCATGATCCCGCTGCAGACCCTCGACGGTGAGCAGCAGATCGAGATCCGGCCCGGGACCCAGAGTGGCAGCGTGCAGACGCTGCGCGGGCTCGGCGCGGCGAGGCTCCAGCGTTCCGGCCGCGGCGATCTGCTCGTACACATCGATGTGCTCACCCCCACCCGCATCGACGCCGAGCAGCGCGAGTTGTTGGAGCAGCTCGCGGTCATGCGTGACGAGGAGCACGTGGAGGCGACCGTCGCCGAGCACCCCACCGGGCTGTTCACCCGGATCAAGGACGCTTTCAGCGGCAAATGACAGCACCGCTGTTCTACGTGGATCATCTGCCGCGGCAGGGTCAGGTCACCGTCACCGGCGACGAGGCGCGCCACGCGACGGTGGCCATGCGCTTGCATGTCGGCGAAGCGGTCCTCGTCGGGGACGGCCGGGGCGGCCTGGCCGATTGTGTCGTCGGCTCTGTGGACCGCCGGCAGGGGCTGGTGGCGGCGGTCAGGACGCACCGCCACGTGCCGGCGCCGCGAGCCATCGTCGTGGTGCAGGCGGTTCCCAAGGGTGAGCGGGCAGAACTCGCGGTGGAACTGCTCACGGAGTGCGGCGTCACAGCAGTCGTGCCGTGGCAGTCGCAGCGGACGGTACCGGACTGGGGGGACAAGCGGGAGGTCAAGCGGCAGCGCTGGCAACGGGTGGCCCGCGCGGCGGCCAAGCAGTCCCGCCGGGCGTGGATCCCCGAGGTGGCCGAGGTGCAGAAGGGCCTGCCGGTCATACAGGGAGCCGGACTGATACTGCACGAGGATGCCGACGAGCGCCTGTACGACCTCGACCCGCCGCCGGGGCCGGTGACTGTCGTCGTCGGCCCTGAGGGAGGGCTCGATGACGACGAAGTTGAGGGGCTGGTGGCGGCGGGGGCGGTGCCGGTCCGGATGGGTCCGGAGATCCTGCGCACCTCGACCGCCGGAGCGGCGGCCTGCATGTGGTTGAGAGGTTTAGAGATGCGCCTGGGGGCATGACATGATTCCGGATATGGCCTGCATCTTCTGCGCCATCGCGCAAGGTGAGATCCCCGCGACGGTCGTGCGTGAGACCGACACCGTGGTGGCGTTCCGGGACCTCAACCCGGTCGCACCGGTGCACGTCCTGGTGATCCCGCGGCACCACTACCGCAACGTCTCCGAACTGTCAGCCGATCGGCAGGCCGTTGCCGAGGTGCTGACCGTGGTCTCGGACGTGGCGGCCGCCGAAGGGCTCGACGAGGGCTTTCGTGTCGTCTTCAACACCGGTGGCCACGGCGGCCAGGAGGTGGAGCACGTGCACGCGCATGTGATCGGTGGACGGCAGATGGAATGGCCGCCGGGATGAGCCCCTCCGCATCCGCCGGCGCGGTCGTGTCCAGTACCGTCGTCGTCCCGAACACCCATCCGATGGTCGCGCTGCTCGGCGCGAACGATGAGAACCTCAAGCAGTTCGAGCGGGACTTCCCGGAGATCGATGTCCTGGTGCGCGGCAACGAGATCCATCTCTCCGGTGATGTCACGGAGGTCGGTCTGGCCGAGCAGGTGCTGGCCGAGATGCTGTCGATCCTGCGCACGGGCCAGGGCCTGACCCCGGATGCCGTGGAGCGGTCCGTGGCGATGCTGCGCTCGGACCGGTCACTGTCGCCGTCGCAATTGCTCACGGCCAACATCCTGTCCAGCCGGGGCAAGGCGATCCGGGCCAAGACCCTGAACCAGAAGCGGTACGTGGACGCCATCGACCTGAACACGATCGTGTTCGGCATCGGTCCGGCCGGCACCGGCAAGACCTACCTGGCGGTGGCCAAAGCGGTGCAGGCCCTGCAGTCCAAGCAGATCAATCGCATCATCCTCACGCGCCCGGCGGTCGAAGCCGGCGAGCGTCTCGGCTTCCTGCCCGGCACGCTCAGCGAGAAGATCGACCCGTACCTGCGCCCGCTGTACGACGCACTGCACGACATGATCGATCCCGACCGGATCCCGCAACTGATGACCAGCGGCACGATCGAGGTGGCGCCGCTGGCGTACATGCGCGGCCGGACCCTCAACGACGCGTTCATCATCCTCGACGAGGCGCAGAACACCACCGCCGAGCAGATGAAGATGTTCCTGACCCGGCTCGGTTTCGGCTCGACGATGGTGGTGACCGGCGACGTCACCCAGGTCGACCTCCCGGGGGGCACGACCAGCGGCCTGCGGATCGTGCAGAAGATCCTGGCCGGCATCGACGACGTGCAGTTCTGCGAACTGACCAGCCGCGACGTCGTCCGCCACCGACTCGTCGGCGACATCGTGGACGCCTACGGCCGATTCGAGCAGTCACGATGAGCGTTGACGTCGTCAACCAGACGCAGGCAGAGATCGACCTGGGCTCGATCCAGGATCAGGCGCGCTTCCTCCTCGACCGGCTGCGCATCCACCCGGGTGCCGAACTGAGTGTCGTCTTCGTCGATGTCGACACCATGACGGATCTGCACGTGCGGTGGATGGGCGAGCCGGGACCCACCGACGTGCTGAGTTTCCCCATGGACGAACTCACGCCTCCCCGCGATGACGAGGAGCCCCCGGAGGGCCTTCTCGGCGACGTGGTCATTTGCCCGGAAGTCGCGCAGCGACAGGCCGTGCAGGCCGGGCACGAGGTGCGACTGGAGATCGGCGTGCTCCTCACCCACGGCATCCTCCACCTGCTGGGCTACGACCACGCCGAGGCCGACGAAGAGCGCCTGATGTTCGGCCTGCAGCGCCGGTTGCTCGGGGAGTGGCAGTCCGAGGGCGCGTCCTGATGGAGTACCGAGATATCGTCCTGCAGGTTCTGGCCGTGCTGCTGCTCGTGGGTCTGGCCGGACTGCTGGTAGCGGCCGAAGTCGCCATCACGCGGGTCTCCCGCCCACGTGCCGAGGAACTTGTGGAACTCGGGGTGCGCGGTGCCAAGGGGCTGCACATCGTGGTGGAGGATCGTCCCCGGTACGTCAACGTCCTGCTTTTCCTGCGGCTGGTGTGCACCACGACGGCGATCGGCCTCGCGACGCTGATCGGCATGGAGACCGTCAGCGGTCCGCTGTGGTGGCAGATCGGGCTGGCGGTCCTGGTCATGGTCTTGGTCGGCTATGTCGTCACCGGCGTCGCGCCGCGCACTCTGGCCCAGCAACACGTTGAACCGGTGGCCCTGGCCGCGTCCGGGCCGGCGCGGTTCCTGGCCGGGATGCTGGCGCCACTGACGTCCTTACTCATCCTCATCGGCAACGCCATCACGCCCGGCAAGGGGTACCGCGAGGGGCCGTTCGTCAGTCAGGCCGAACTGCGGGAACTCCTGGATCAGGCCAGCGCGAACTTCGTCATCGAGGACGAGGAGCGACAGATGCTGCACTCGGTCTTCGAACTCGGCGACACCCTGGTGCGGGAGGTGATGGTGCCCCGCACGGAGATGGTATGGATCGAGAGCACGAAGTCCCTGCGCCAGGCGCTGTCGCTGGGGCTGCGCTCAGGCTTCAGCCGCATCCCGGTGATCGGGGAGAACCTCGATGACGTGGTCGGCGTGGTGTATCTCAAGGACGTGGCCCGGCGTTCGTTCGAGAACCGCAACTCCGAGCGCAGCGAGCGGGTCGACGCGGTGATGCGGCAGGCGCATTTCGCACCCGACTCCAAACGTGCCGACGACCTGCTGCGGGACCTGCAGGCGGCGCGCGTGCACATGGCGATCGTCGTCGACGAGTACGGCGGCACTGCCGGGCTGGTCACCATCGAGGACATCCTCGAGGAGATCGTGGGGGAGATCGCCGACGAGTACGACACCGCAGAGACCCCCGACGTGGAGGAACTGGCGGGCGGGCGATACCGGATCAACGCGAGACTGCCGGTGGACGACCTGGCGGAACTGGTACCGGTTGCCGTGAGCAGCGGGGCCGACGAGGTGGACACCGTGGCGGGGCTGCTGGCGCGCCGGCTCGGGGTGGTTCCAATCCCCGGCACGCACGTGGACATCGACGGCTACCGGCTGACCGCGGAGCGGGCCGCCGGCCGCCGCAACCGGATCGGCACCATTCTGGTCGAGAGGCTGCCGGAACCGCAGGAGGACCGACGATGACCCCGGAGGACGAGAAGCTGGTGGCACTGGCCCGCGCGGCACGTGCCCGCATCCAGGCCGCGCAGGGCGCAGCGGTGCGTGATGACACCGGGCGCAGCTATGCCGGTGCCAGCGTCGCCCTGCCGTCGTTGCAGGTGAGTGCGCTCGACCTCGCCGTGGCGCAGGCGGTCGCCGCCGGGGCCACCGGGCTCGAGGCCGCGGTGGTGGTGGGTGGAGACGCACCCGGACTCGACGGGGTGCGCGACCTCGGGGGCACCGCGGTGCCCGTCTGGCACTGCGCCGCCACCGGTGCGGTCGTGGAGGAGTTGTCGACATGAGCAGGTGCGGTTTCGCGGCCATCATCGGGCGGCCCAACGTGGGCAAGTCCACCCTGACCAACGCGCTGGTGGGTCATCGCGTGGCGATCACGTCGTCCCGGCCGCAGACCACCCGCCACACCATCCGGGGCATGTTGAACATCGGTGAGGACCAAGTGATCCTCGTCGACACCCCCGGGATCCACCGGCCCCGGACCCTGCTGGGCCGCCGGCTCAACGATCTGGTCCTGGGCACCCTGACCGAGGTGGACGTGGTGGTGGTGTGCCTGCCCGCCGACCAGCGGATCGGCCCGGGTGACCGCTTCATCGCCGAGCGCCTGCAGGACCTGCGGCAGCAGAAGATCCTGCTCGCACTGACGAAGGCCGACGCCGTGCGTCCCGACATGGTGGCGCAACGCCTGCTGGAGGCGGACGCGTTCACCAGCGAACTCGGCCTGGAGATCGCCCACTTCGTCCCCGTCAGCGCCCTCGACGGGGCCAATGTCGCGGAACTGGCCGGGGTGCTCGCCGCCATGATGCCCGAGGGTCCGCACCTTTTCGGCGACGAGATCAGCGACCAGCCGGAGCGGGTGGTCGTGGCCGAGATGATCCGGGAGGCAGCCCTCGAACGGCTGCACGACGAACTGCCGCACTCGCTGGCTGTTGACATCGACGAGATGGGCCTGCGCGAGGGGCGGGCCGCGGACGACCCGCTGATGGACATCTACGCGACGATGTACGTGGAGCGCGACAGCCAGAAACCCATCGTGCTCGGCCGGCGCGGGCTGCAACTCAAGCAGATCGGAGCGCAGGCCCGCACCAAGATCGAGGCGCTGCTGGGCACCCGGGTGTACCTCGACCTGCACGTCAAGGTGGCCAAGGACTGGCAGAACAACCCGGGGCAGTTACGCCGGCTGGGTTTCTGACTCTTCGTCGTCCTCGAGTTCGGGGATGAGTTCGTAGCGACGGGTGTACACCTGGGCGAAGGCCAGGACGGCAGCGGCCACGGGGATCCCGATCAAGGCACCGATCGGCCCGAACAGTGCCGCACCGGCGATCACCG
This genomic window from Micrococcales bacterium contains:
- the rpsT gene encoding 30S ribosomal protein S20, translating into MANIKSQMKRNKTNIKAHERNKAVKSSLRTASRRVREALAAGEVDRAQELAREAGRKLDKAVSKGVIHKNQAANKKSALDKAVAQATSA
- a CDS encoding long-chain fatty acid--CoA ligase, which produces MILDRVSATPNADAFRAPTADDSSWFSLTWKQAYDDAEKLAAGLLSLGLEHEQRVSIASNTRLDWILADMAVMLAAGATTTVYPSTGDADVAYILSDSNTRFLFAEDDSQVEKVRLHRDELNIEKVVVFDGAGDGDWVISMDDLRALGDGYLKGNPEGVKERARTVKADSLATLIYTSGTTGKPKGVELTHSNWTYEGAFVESLNIIGIDDVQFLWLPLAHSFGKVLLALQLQVGFVTAVDGRVPQIVENLPTVQPTFMAAVPRIFEKVYSKVAQTALSEGGAKAKIFTWAFKVGIEAAEKELAGEKVGGGLAFKRSIADKLVFSKIRERLGGHMRYMISGSAALSKDIALWFYAAGLPILEGYGLTETSAATCVMRPDRIRFGTVGEPAAGTEIKIADDGEILIRGGGVMRGYRNLPEANAEVFPGDGWFATGDIGEIDDMGRVKITDRKKDLVKTSGGKYIAPSAIESQFKAISGLVGNMVVHANDRNFASALITLDPDAAAAWAADHGKAGVSLDEIAKDPEMLKEMQASVDELNSRLNRWETIKKFEILDRDFTVEEGELTPSLKVKRKAVEEKYRDILDAMYT
- a CDS encoding coproporphyrinogen III oxidase, which produces MPELPAGDPAPADGGLPGGLDWDHPLRAYVHVPFCTVRCGYCDFNTYTAGELGGLHTDAYVTAVRREVDLAHRVTRPQPLASVFIGGGTPSLLPPPELALLIGALRDGFGLEPDAEVTMEANPENVTDQALDAWLAAGVNRLSLGMQSADPAALRVLDRVHTPGRAQAAARQARAAGFGHVSLDLIYGVPGQSLASWRETVLAALSAGPDHVSAYALGVEEGTALARRVRRGEVPAPDPDLAAAQYDAADEILSSHGLSWYEISNWSRPGARSEHNLGYWHADNWWGFGPGAHSHVDGIRWWNVKRPATYQSMLAAGRSPAAGRETLDDEQRRTESVMLQVRLAEGFDPAGFPPAPVADLVGRGWLENADGARLRLTREGRMLADAVVRVLLWDQGATG
- a CDS encoding DUF4190 domain-containing protein, which translates into the protein MADTGGGDWHGGAQDQPDFGPPGPADSGGFRAHVPPPPPPPAGTPMPDRASAPDWDTGFAAARTQKDTKSTAALVTGLLGLILTFLCAALGVPLAIAAIVLGIQGRKQARYTGSPSGAATAGLVLGVISLTLLAVFMVAILVFSAGAPSGD
- the hrcA gene encoding heat-inducible transcriptional repressor HrcA; the encoded protein is MDDRKLEVLRAIVEDYVATREPVGSKMLAERHNFGVSSATLRNDMAVLEEEGYIVAPHTSAGRVPTDKGYRLFVDRIAQIKPLSPAERRAIHHFLDSAVDLDDVMQRTVRLLAQLTQQVALVQYPTLTRSGVRHVEIVGLTPRRVLLIVIADTGRVEQRTVESPIEITDEALLDLRARLNAAVVGKSFTAVADAVGVIPDQTPAQYRPLAASVLASLLETVVERREDRIVMGGTANLTRFGEDYSMTVGPVLEALEEHVVLLRLLQEVGSHDDLTVRIGSENEVAELSSSAVVTTGYGPHSHSIAHIGVLGPTRMDYPGTMGSVRAVARYLGRILSQ
- the dnaJ gene encoding molecular chaperone DnaJ; amino-acid sequence: MATDYYETLGVARDATPEEIKRAYRRLARELHPDVNPDPSTHEQFKDVTAAYEVLSDARKRQMYDLGHDPRAGAPGSGGAGFGTENLFEDLMNSFFGGGGGGASRGPKPRTRRGQDALLRVEIDLSEAVFGTQKEITVDTAVGCPTCHGGGTADGAQLVTCPMCRGRGEVQNVQRTFLGQVMTARACPQCQGFGNLNPSPCPECAGDGRVRTRQTIAVEVPAGVETGTRLLLAGQGEVGPGNGPQGDVYVEIIQKPHPVFERQGNDLHVRLSIPMTAAALGTMIPLQTLDGEQQIEIRPGTQSGSVQTLRGLGAARLQRSGRGDLLVHIDVLTPTRIDAEQRELLEQLAVMRDEEHVEATVAEHPTGLFTRIKDAFSGK
- a CDS encoding 16S rRNA (uracil(1498)-N(3))-methyltransferase, giving the protein MTAPLFYVDHLPRQGQVTVTGDEARHATVAMRLHVGEAVLVGDGRGGLADCVVGSVDRRQGLVAAVRTHRHVPAPRAIVVVQAVPKGERAELAVELLTECGVTAVVPWQSQRTVPDWGDKREVKRQRWQRVARAAAKQSRRAWIPEVAEVQKGLPVIQGAGLILHEDADERLYDLDPPPGPVTVVVGPEGGLDDDEVEGLVAAGAVPVRMGPEILRTSTAGAAACMWLRGLEMRLGA
- a CDS encoding histidine triad nucleotide-binding protein, with translation MIPDMACIFCAIAQGEIPATVVRETDTVVAFRDLNPVAPVHVLVIPRHHYRNVSELSADRQAVAEVLTVVSDVAAAEGLDEGFRVVFNTGGHGGQEVEHVHAHVIGGRQMEWPPG